The following proteins are encoded in a genomic region of Sorangiineae bacterium MSr12523:
- a CDS encoding family 16 glycosylhydrolase, with translation MSTNVQATMLATAALGVALSVSPAPAAAAPTFTDDFNGPAGSAVDQSKWRFETGDNVNNHERQYYTSSTRNASMDGQGNLVITARRENPNNYQCWYGTCQYTSARLSTAQTFTQRYGRFETRLKVPRGQGMWPAFWMLGNDIGTVGWPGSGEIDIMENIGKEPGTVHGTIHGPGYSGAEGVGAGYTLPNGQTFPDGFHTFAIDWAPNVIRWYVDGNLYSTKTPSDIGGDRWVFDHPFYIILNLAVGGYWPGDPDGSTPFPGQLVVDYVHVTTSDTAPGGRTGQVTGLAGKCIDIAGANSANGTAVQLYDCNGTGAQQWTFGTDGTIRGLGKCMDAAGGGTGNGTQIQLYDCNGSGAQRWTVSSAKDIVNTTANRCLDVTGNNSANGTRLQLWDCSGGANQKWTTP, from the coding sequence ATGAGCACCAATGTACAAGCCACGATGCTCGCCACGGCCGCTCTTGGCGTTGCGCTCTCCGTGAGCCCAGCACCTGCGGCCGCGGCGCCAACTTTCACCGACGACTTCAATGGCCCCGCAGGGAGTGCGGTCGATCAAAGCAAATGGCGTTTCGAAACGGGCGACAACGTCAACAACCACGAGCGGCAGTACTACACGTCCAGCACCCGCAACGCGTCGATGGACGGCCAAGGCAATCTGGTCATCACCGCACGGCGGGAGAATCCGAACAATTACCAATGCTGGTACGGCACGTGTCAGTACACGTCGGCGCGGCTCTCGACGGCGCAGACCTTCACGCAGCGCTATGGGCGCTTCGAGACGCGCCTCAAAGTTCCGCGCGGCCAGGGCATGTGGCCGGCATTCTGGATGCTCGGCAACGATATCGGCACCGTCGGCTGGCCCGGCAGCGGCGAGATCGACATCATGGAAAACATTGGCAAGGAGCCGGGTACGGTGCACGGCACCATCCACGGCCCCGGCTATTCCGGCGCCGAGGGAGTGGGTGCAGGATACACGCTTCCCAATGGCCAGACCTTCCCCGATGGCTTTCACACCTTTGCCATCGATTGGGCGCCCAACGTCATTCGATGGTACGTCGACGGTAATCTCTATTCGACGAAGACGCCTTCGGACATTGGCGGCGATCGCTGGGTGTTCGATCATCCGTTCTACATCATTTTGAATCTCGCGGTCGGCGGCTATTGGCCGGGCGATCCCGATGGGAGCACCCCCTTCCCCGGGCAGCTCGTGGTCGATTACGTGCACGTCACCACCAGCGACACCGCGCCCGGCGGCCGCACGGGTCAAGTCACCGGCCTCGCGGGCAAATGCATCGACATCGCCGGCGCGAACAGCGCCAATGGCACCGCCGTGCAGCTCTATGATTGCAACGGCACCGGCGCGCAGCAATGGACCTTCGGCACCGATGGAACCATCCGCGGCCTGGGTAAGTGCATGGACGCCGCCGGCGGCGGCACGGGCAACGGCACGCAGATCCAGCTTTACGACTGCAATGGCAGCGGTGCGCAGCGATGGACGGTGAGCTCGGCCAAGGACATCGTCAACACCACGGCCAACCGGTGCCTCGATGTTACCGGCAATAATTCTGCAAACGGAACTCGGTTGCAACTTTGGGACTGTTCGGGCGGCGCTAACCAGAAATGGACGACTCCATGA
- a CDS encoding DNA alkylation repair protein — MDGSVAVRFFRSRFRSAGDSERARYEKKYLKSALDFHGVTLPFVRKAALEFARAHELDTASLRSVTEALFETNFHDLRSAGIAVLERRRELLGLGDVPWLLELVRKSPGWAHVDWLAIKLIGPTVQDQRTMPRLLRAWSRDEDFWVRRTALLAQHDALLAGGGDFGLFEEIAAPLLDETEFFIRKAIGWVLRATSKKRPELVRAFVARHGERMSGLTRREASKYI, encoded by the coding sequence ATGGACGGGTCCGTCGCCGTGCGTTTCTTTCGCTCGCGTTTTCGGTCGGCGGGCGACAGCGAGCGTGCACGCTACGAGAAGAAATATTTGAAGAGCGCGCTCGATTTTCATGGCGTAACCCTGCCTTTCGTGCGCAAAGCCGCCCTGGAGTTCGCGCGAGCTCACGAACTCGACACAGCGTCCTTGCGGTCGGTCACCGAGGCGCTCTTCGAGACGAACTTTCACGATTTGCGATCGGCGGGCATCGCAGTCTTGGAACGACGGCGCGAGCTGCTCGGGTTGGGCGACGTGCCGTGGCTTCTCGAGCTGGTGCGGAAGTCCCCAGGCTGGGCTCACGTCGATTGGCTGGCGATCAAATTGATCGGCCCCACCGTCCAAGATCAACGGACCATGCCGCGCCTGCTCCGCGCATGGTCCCGCGACGAGGACTTCTGGGTCCGCCGCACCGCGCTTCTTGCCCAACACGATGCACTTCTCGCAGGCGGTGGCGACTTCGGGCTCTTCGAAGAGATTGCGGCGCCGCTGCTCGACGAAACGGAGTTCTTCATCCGGAAAGCCATCGGATGGGTCTTGCGCGCGACCTCGAAAAAGCGCCCCGAGCTCGTACGCGCCTTCGTGGCCCGGCACGGCGAACGCATGTCCGGCCTCACCCGGCGCGAGGCGAGCAAGTACATCTAG
- a CDS encoding LysR family transcriptional regulator, with the protein MDVDPRRLRVLLAVVRAEGVTGASRVLHLTPQAISQQIASLEEELGVELFDRTHRRLAPTAIGLTLAGHAERLEAELVAAGRAVAAATGRVSGVVRMAAFQTAIRWLVVEALPLLRAEQPGVVPMVIELYGAGVDKSLRTGEIDLMLDECDDDQEEPSAAGIEVRTLRRDPYFVVASASLARELRTPKALAAQRWIAAPEGTSLDLALQRLAKRGKFEPIVAHVCKEFPSVLALVAAGEGVAIVPELALVDARGVEPCPIAGLGARKLLAIQRVSKRGTEPAVDAVVRALMRKP; encoded by the coding sequence ATGGACGTCGATCCGCGAAGGTTACGGGTTCTCTTGGCCGTCGTGCGCGCGGAGGGCGTTACCGGTGCCTCGCGCGTGCTGCACCTCACGCCGCAGGCCATTTCGCAGCAGATTGCCAGCCTGGAGGAGGAGCTCGGGGTGGAGCTCTTCGATCGCACGCACCGGCGGCTCGCGCCCACGGCCATCGGCCTGACGCTGGCCGGGCATGCCGAGCGGCTCGAGGCGGAACTCGTTGCCGCCGGAAGGGCGGTTGCCGCGGCGACGGGGCGTGTTTCGGGCGTGGTGCGCATGGCAGCCTTTCAAACGGCCATTCGCTGGCTGGTCGTCGAGGCGTTGCCCCTCTTGCGCGCCGAGCAGCCGGGCGTGGTGCCCATGGTCATCGAGCTCTACGGGGCCGGGGTGGACAAGTCGCTCCGCACGGGCGAGATCGATCTCATGCTCGACGAGTGCGACGACGACCAGGAAGAACCGAGTGCCGCCGGCATCGAGGTGCGCACGCTCCGGCGCGATCCGTATTTCGTGGTGGCCTCCGCGTCGCTCGCGCGCGAATTGCGCACGCCAAAAGCGCTCGCGGCGCAGCGATGGATCGCCGCGCCGGAGGGTACCAGCCTGGATCTCGCGCTTCAGAGGCTCGCGAAACGCGGGAAATTCGAGCCCATCGTGGCCCACGTGTGCAAAGAGTTCCCCTCGGTGCTCGCGCTGGTGGCGGCCGGCGAGGGTGTGGCCATCGTGCCGGAGTTGGCGCTGGTGGATGCCCGCGGCGTCGAGCCCTGTCCGATCGCAGGGCTCGGCGCACGCAAGCTGCTGGCCATTCAGCGTGTGTCCAAACGCGGCACCGAGCCAGCGGTCGATGCCGTCGTTCGTGCGCTCATGCGCAAGCCTTGA
- a CDS encoding RICIN domain-containing protein has product MIKHTAFFFGAFLLATMGDVPEAAAATGQISGLAGKCVDVAGASSANGTAIQLYDCNGTGAQQWNVGTDGTIRALGKCMDVAGAGTANGTQIQLYDCNGTGAQQWTVTAAKDIVNPASNKCLDVSGNNSANGTRLQIWDCSGGANQKWNAPTGGPTQPPVGAKAVAPYLYQGWGAPPNPATVMSATGVKWFTMAFILSNGTCNPQWDGQRGLTGGADQNAINTIRNNGGDVIVSFGGWSGNKLEQSCGSASSLANAYQTVINALGLKAIDIDIEADAYASATVKQRTVDALKIIKQNNPGISVYVTFGTGTNGPDPDMINRGAASGLTVDAWTIMPFDFGGAGQNMGTLTVRAAEGLKNAVKNAYGYTDDQAYRHSGISSMNGNTDQNEVVTLDDFRAILNYANQHHLSRLTFWSVNRDRPCTGGPADSCSGVAQQPWDFTRIFATYGG; this is encoded by the coding sequence ATGATCAAACATACGGCTTTTTTCTTCGGTGCATTCCTTCTCGCCACGATGGGTGACGTTCCCGAGGCCGCGGCGGCCACGGGACAGATCAGCGGCCTCGCCGGCAAGTGTGTCGACGTGGCGGGTGCCAGCAGTGCCAATGGGACGGCCATTCAGCTTTACGACTGCAATGGTACCGGCGCCCAGCAATGGAACGTTGGCACCGATGGGACCATCCGCGCCCTGGGCAAGTGCATGGACGTCGCCGGCGCCGGCACGGCCAATGGCACGCAGATTCAGCTCTACGACTGCAATGGCACCGGCGCCCAGCAATGGACGGTGACCGCGGCCAAGGACATCGTCAACCCCGCCTCGAACAAGTGCCTCGACGTCTCGGGCAACAATTCTGCAAATGGAACGCGGTTGCAGATTTGGGACTGCAGCGGCGGAGCCAATCAGAAATGGAATGCACCGACCGGCGGCCCCACCCAGCCCCCCGTCGGGGCCAAGGCGGTGGCGCCGTATCTCTATCAAGGGTGGGGCGCTCCGCCCAACCCGGCCACGGTGATGAGCGCCACCGGTGTCAAGTGGTTCACGATGGCCTTCATCTTGAGCAACGGCACGTGCAATCCGCAATGGGATGGCCAGCGCGGGCTCACCGGCGGCGCCGATCAAAATGCGATCAACACGATTCGCAACAATGGCGGTGACGTCATCGTGTCGTTCGGCGGGTGGAGCGGCAACAAGCTCGAGCAATCGTGCGGCAGCGCCAGCTCCCTCGCGAATGCCTATCAAACCGTGATCAATGCCCTGGGCCTCAAGGCCATCGACATCGACATCGAGGCCGATGCCTACGCGAGTGCCACGGTGAAGCAGCGCACCGTCGACGCGCTGAAGATCATCAAGCAGAACAACCCCGGCATCAGCGTCTACGTGACCTTCGGCACGGGCACGAATGGCCCCGATCCGGACATGATCAACCGCGGCGCGGCCTCCGGGCTCACCGTCGATGCGTGGACCATCATGCCGTTCGACTTCGGCGGCGCAGGTCAGAACATGGGCACCTTGACCGTGCGGGCTGCCGAAGGCCTGAAGAACGCGGTCAAGAATGCCTACGGCTACACCGACGATCAGGCCTATCGGCACAGCGGCATCTCCTCGATGAACGGCAATACCGATCAGAACGAGGTGGTCACCCTGGACGACTTCCGCGCGATTCTGAACTACGCCAACCAGCACCACCTGTCGCGTCTCACGTTCTGGTCGGTCAACCGCGACCGCCCGTGCACCGGCGGCCCCGCCGACTCGTGCTCCGGCGTCGCGCAGCAGCCGTGGGACTTCACGCGCATCTTCGCCACCTACGGCGGGTAA
- a CDS encoding cobalamin-binding protein gives MNARVASLLPSATEIVCAVGARDELVGISHECDFPPGLEGLPVLTRARLRGSRSSRGIDAEVRSIIEDALSVYEIELDRLEAAQPDVIVTQDLCDVCAVSLDDVHAAVARLAKKDVRIVNLHPKHLDDIWSDILRVADALGRAEQGVRAIFALRGRTNEIEQRSARAALAERPRVLSVEWMDPVMIGGMWMPELIAMAGANPLVTKPGDHAPTLTREALAALSPDVVLVKPCGFSLERSLEELDVLRASLPWDTWRAVREGRVFIADGNAYFNRPGPRIVESLEILAACAHPDAFPDFRHRHRDTVVRLDANLARHAFDTDSSA, from the coding sequence ATGAACGCGCGTGTCGCATCGCTTCTCCCTTCCGCCACCGAAATCGTCTGCGCCGTCGGCGCGCGCGATGAGCTCGTGGGCATCTCGCACGAGTGCGATTTCCCGCCCGGCCTCGAGGGGCTTCCCGTCCTGACGCGCGCCCGTTTGCGGGGCAGCCGATCCAGTCGCGGCATCGATGCCGAGGTGCGCTCGATTATCGAGGATGCGCTCTCGGTCTATGAAATCGAGCTCGATCGCTTGGAGGCGGCCCAGCCCGACGTGATCGTCACGCAGGACCTTTGCGACGTCTGCGCCGTCTCGCTGGACGATGTGCATGCGGCTGTGGCGCGGCTCGCGAAGAAGGACGTGCGCATCGTCAATTTGCATCCGAAGCACCTCGACGACATCTGGTCGGACATTCTCCGCGTGGCCGATGCCCTCGGTCGTGCCGAGCAAGGCGTCCGCGCGATCTTCGCCTTGCGGGGGCGCACCAACGAGATCGAGCAGCGGAGCGCCCGCGCTGCGCTCGCGGAGCGTCCGCGCGTCCTTTCGGTGGAGTGGATGGATCCCGTGATGATTGGGGGCATGTGGATGCCCGAGCTCATTGCGATGGCCGGCGCCAATCCGCTGGTGACCAAGCCGGGCGACCACGCGCCGACCTTGACTCGTGAAGCCCTGGCCGCGCTGTCGCCCGACGTGGTGCTGGTGAAGCCGTGCGGCTTTTCGCTGGAGCGAAGCCTGGAGGAGTTGGACGTGCTGCGCGCGTCGCTGCCGTGGGACACCTGGAGGGCCGTTCGCGAGGGGCGCGTGTTCATTGCGGATGGCAATGCCTATTTCAATCGACCGGGCCCGCGCATCGTCGAATCCCTCGAGATTCTCGCCGCATGCGCCCACCCGGATGCGTTCCCGGATTTCCGCCATCGCCACCGCGACACAGTGGTGCGGCTCGACGCCAATCTCGCGCGACACGCATTCGACACCGATTCCTCGGCGTGA
- a CDS encoding phospholipase D-like domain-containing protein — MQPSSGSGRISQDAGAHIVIQPEVGATKIKEFEDRLRETLADGRLSRSERKMLDETLRESEFCCSELALIRARAFTIAKTHLTDPHGRRMVEWLEEVMGLLADDTFRAQARRHQQLSDAFFSPGNQCLGAVLSGFKNAQAKVDVCVFTITDDRIAETILAAHRRGTLIRIVTDNDKACDEGSDVARLQQAGIPVRVDRTEFHMHHKFALFDDNCLLNGSYNWTRTASSKNDENLVMTRDAYLVQKFSAHFEKLWCKLA; from the coding sequence TTGCAGCCGAGCAGCGGCAGCGGAAGAATCTCGCAAGATGCGGGGGCACACATCGTCATCCAACCCGAGGTGGGGGCGACGAAGATCAAGGAGTTCGAGGATCGGCTACGCGAGACGCTGGCCGATGGGCGGCTCTCGCGCAGCGAGCGCAAGATGCTCGACGAAACGCTGCGCGAGTCGGAGTTCTGCTGCAGTGAGCTCGCGCTCATTCGTGCGCGTGCCTTTACCATCGCCAAAACGCACCTCACCGATCCGCACGGGCGACGCATGGTGGAGTGGCTGGAAGAGGTAATGGGCCTCTTGGCCGACGACACATTTCGCGCGCAGGCGCGCCGCCATCAGCAGCTGAGCGACGCGTTCTTCAGTCCGGGCAACCAATGCTTGGGCGCCGTTCTGTCGGGATTCAAGAATGCGCAAGCCAAGGTCGACGTTTGCGTATTCACCATCACCGACGATCGCATTGCGGAGACGATCCTCGCCGCACACCGGCGCGGGACCTTGATCCGCATCGTGACGGACAACGACAAGGCGTGCGACGAAGGCTCCGACGTGGCCAGGCTTCAGCAGGCGGGCATCCCGGTGCGGGTGGACCGGACCGAGTTCCACATGCACCACAAGTTTGCGCTCTTCGATGACAACTGCCTGCTCAATGGCAGCTACAACTGGACGCGCACCGCGTCCTCGAAGAACGACGAGAACCTGGTCATGACGCGCGATGCGTACCTCGTGCAAAAGTTCTCGGCGCACTTCGAGAAGCTCTGGTGCAAATTGGCCTAG